The Dokdonia sp. 4H-3-7-5 genomic interval AATCGCGCGTTCTAAAAAAGCATCATCTGTTGGTCCGAGAGATTTTTGAAGTAAATCAGAAAGCTTCATATCTGCTTGCAACTCATAAGATCCAGGCCTATAAATTGACCCTTCGATGGTGATTTTATTAACAAAACGATCGGTTATAGGTTGAATATCAATTAGATCCCCATCTACCAAGGCTACATTAGATTCAGATACGTCAATTTCTTTTACTGAACGCTGAGCGCCTTCAACGCGTTCAATAACAACTTTCTCTTTATAAGCATTTGATGTAAATCCTCCGAAATAAAGACTCAAATCAGTAAAAGATTCATTGGGTAAGACCTCATAAAGACCTGGACGCTTTACCTCCCCAGTTACATTTACACGCTTATCATAAGGTCTTACAATAATTGCATCCTGATCCTTAATAAATAAATTACCTTCAGTATTTCCTGAAATGATATATTTATAAATATCAAAATTACCTATAACAATACCATCCCTTACAATAAGTATATTTCTAAAAGTCCCATTCTCAGTAGGCCCACCAGCAGCATAAAGGGCATTAAGAACATTTGAAAGAGCTGATAAACTATAGGTGCCGGGAACCTTTACTTGGCCTATAATATTAACTTGAACTCTTCTTATACCAGTAAGAGAAAGATCAACATTAACTCTATAAGGACTATTTTCTTGGGCTGAAATACCACTATAAATTGATTTAAAACGCCCATTTACTTTTGTTCTTGCTTCTTTTATTGTCAGACCACTTAAAACTATTGGCCCCAAATTTGGGATATTTATAGAGCCATTGGCCCCTACAGTGCGTTCAAAAACATCTTCGGCAGCACCAAAAACAGATATAGTTATTTGATCACCTGGACCTAACTGATAATTTTCTGGAGTAGCTAAATTAAGAGCAGGTTCAAAAGATATATTTGGGTTATTAAAAAAATCAAACCCGAACAAGGGATTAGAAATAGAAGTAGATGTATTTTCCAATTCACCTCTGCCGAATCTTCTTTCGTCGCTAGCTGGTGCTTTTCTTACGACTTTCGAATCAACTACTTCCTCTTGCGAAGAACTACCAATACCTGAGGTTACTGGCAAACTTTCGATACGGCGCTTAAGTTTAGTGATTTGGCTCTTAGAAAGCCCTCGAGATGCACCTATTAATTCTAAATCACCTAAACTATAACCTTCATCTTGTGCACGTTCCCAGTATAAACTTACTTGTTCATCAGACAAAGCATCAATATCAAGTGACTTTAAATTACTAGGGTCGAAAGATTGAGAATGACCTATAGTAAAAAACAATAAAAAAACAATCAGTACAACGCAATTAATATATTTCATACACAAAATGTAAATACTTTAAAAAAAAACTGAATTACCATAAACGCTAATAAATTAATAAAACAAATATGCCTAGGTCAACTATCCTTTACCTACACTATAACAATCAAAACCAATTGATTTTAAATTATCAATATCTAAAATAGCTCTTCCATCAAAAACAAATGCAGGTTTCAACATATCATTATATATGGAATTCCAATCGTAACTTTTAAATTCATCCCACTCCGTGCACACTGCAATCGCATGGGAATCTTTAAATGCTTCAGCTGGATTACTCACCACTGTAACCAATGATTTGTTTTCTGATTCAGATCTCGTATTTAAATAGTCTAAATCTGCATAGACCTTTTCTGATGGCACTTTAGGGTCGTATACGACAACCTCCGCTTGCTCACTTAACAAATAATCTGCTACATATATAGCAGGAGATTCTCTTGTATCATTAGTATCTTTTTTAAAAGCCCAACCTAACAAGACTATTTTTTTACCAGAAACTGTATTAAATAATGTTTCTACTATTTTCTTTGCAAATCTCCTTTTTTGATGATCATTCATAATAATGACCTGTTCCCAATAATCTGCTACTTCATCAAGACCATAGGATTTTGCAATGTATACAAGATTTAATATATCTTTTTGAAAACAAGACCCACCAAACCCAACAGATGCTTTTAAAAATTTTGGACCTATCCTAGAGTCTGAACCAATTGCTCGTGCTACTTCATTAACATCTGCTTCAGTAACTTCACACAATTCCGACAAGGCATTTATAGACGATACACGCTGTGCTAAGAATGCATTTGCAGTTAGTTTAGAAAGTTCAGAAGACCAAACATTAGTCGTCAAAATTCTTTCTGGAGTAAGCCAATTAGCATAGATATCTGTAAGTTTCTTTGCTGCAGCAATTCCTCTCTCTGTATTTTCTCGTCCTACTAGTACTCGATCAGCGTTTTGAAGATCCTCTATTGCTGTACCTTCTGCTAAAAATTCTGGATTTGAAAGAATATCAAATTGTACACCATTACCTGTGTTTTCTAAAATCCTCTTAAGTGCTTCAGCAGTCCTTACCGGTAAAGTTGACTTTTCAACAATTATTTTATTAGTTGTAGCAACTCTAGCAATTTGCCTTGCGCAAAGTTCAATAAATTTTAAATCTGCGGCCATTCCCTTACCTACCCCATAAGTTTTTGTCGGAGTATTTACAGAAATAAATATCATATCTGCTTCGTCAATAGCTTTGTCTACTTCTGTAGAAAAGAATAAGTTTCTACCTCTAGCCTCACCTACTACTGCATCTAAACCTGGTTCATAAATTGGTAGCTTATTTAAATCCTCATCATTCCATGCAGCAATCCTTTCTTTATTAAGATCTACAACAGTAACATTAATATGTGGACATTTTTGAGCTATGACTGACATTGTAGGACCTCCCACATAGCCAGCACCAATACAACAGATATTTTTTACAGACATTATAAATTTTGTTTAAGCTCGCAAATATATAAATTAATGATACCATCACTCAAAATATAAGGTAATAAATCAATTTACAGAATTAATTGAATAGTGAAGCTCTAAAATTTTAATAATAAGACCTGTACCAAGCTAGAAAAGCTGCAATTCCCTCTGCAACAGAGACGGATGGCGCATAGCCAAAATCATTTTGTAATGAGGAAACATCTGCCCATGTTCTGTGTACATCGCCATCTTGCATAGGCATCATTTGCTTTATAGCAGTTATACCTAACTCCGATTCTAATACCGTAATAAAATCTAACAGCTTGACCGGTTCACTATTCCCTATATTATAGATTGGTTTTTTAGTCCGCGAAGTACCAGTAATTACTGTTATTACCCCTTCTATGATATCTGATATATATGTAAAATCACGTGAGAGATTACCTTCGTTAAAAACTTTAATAGGTCTCTTATTTAATATAGCATCTGTAAATAAAAACATGGCCATATCAGGCCTTCCCCAAGGTCCGTAAACGGTAAAAAATCGTAGTCCTATAGTCTCTATATTAAATAGATGACTATACGTATGCGCCATTAACTCATTAGATTTTTTGGTCGCTGCATAAATACTTATAGGCTCATCTACAGACTGTTTTTCTGTAAAAGGGACCTCTTTACTATTACCGTAAACACTGCTACTACTAGCATAAACCAATTTTGAAACTTTACAATCTCTACAGCATTCCAAAATATTCAAGAAACCCACAATATTAGTATCTACATATACTTCTGGATTATCTATAGAGTACCGCACTCCTGCTTGAGCTGCGAGATTACAGACTTGATCAAATGAATTTCTTTTAAACAGTATAGGTAACCCTTCCCTATCTTGAAGATTTAATCTAATAAATAGGAAGTTGTCTTCTAGATTACTAGTAGAAAGTGTATTCCACTTTTCTGCCTGTTCCCTCACCACACCCAGCTCTTTAAGTCTATCAAACTTGAGTTGTGGGTCATAATAATCATTTATATTATCGAGGCCTACCACAGTGTGACCCTCGCTCAATAAGCGTTTACAAAGATGATAGCCTATAAATCCAGCAGCGCCAGTAACAAGAATTTTCATAAATCAATTAGTGTGCTACGAAGTTAGGACTAAAAAGTGATTCTTTATTGTAGAATAGTCTCTTACTTGTATGCTCAACATAAACAGCTCCTCCTACTCCTTCACAAATAGCGTCTCCTGCTGCAGTATCCCATTCCATACAAGGCCCAAAACGAGGATACACATCTGCAGTTCCTTCTGCAACAAGACAAAACTTGTACGCACTACCAGATGGTACTACTTCTGTATTTTTACCTGCATTCTGCAAGTCATTTACAAATTCCTGGGTTTTTAAATTTAAATGTGAGCGACTAGTGACTACTTTGACATGATTAAGGTTATTGTAGTTTTTAAGCTTTCGCGAAAGCGGGATTACCTTATTTATCAACGTTTCCCAAGAAATATCATCTTTTGGACCAACCAACTTATAACTAGCTCCATCATCAGATCCACCAGCATATATAGTTTTATGCACAGGGACATAAATCACACCAAAAACAGGTCTGTGACCTACCACTAAAGCGATATTTACCGTAAACTCGCCGTTGCGTTTTACAAACTCCTTAGTACCATCTAGAGGATCTACCATCCAAAATTGATCCCATTTTGTACGAATTTCAAAAGGTATTTCACTTCCTTCCTCACTCAATATTGGAATCCCAGTTTGCTCGAGCTGAGTCACAATGGCTTCATGAGCTTTAAGATCTGCCTCAGTGAGTGGAAAATTATCTGATTTATGTGTAACATCAAAGTCACGACGATAAACATCCATAATAACTTCCCCTGCTTTTATTGCAGCTTGAATTGCGATAGTTTTCCAAGATTTATTCATTTTAGTCTTTTGAGCATTTTTTGTAGCGAACTACTCCATTCTGGAGTATCAACTTTAAATTGCTTTTCAATCTTATGCGTGTCTAGCACACTATTTTTAGGTCGTTTTGTTTTGGTAGGAAATAAATCGCTTGTAACTGGAGTTATGAGCACATCGATTTGTGCGTGCTCAAAGATAGCTTTCGCAAAATCATACCAAGTAATACTTCCCTTATTAGAAAAATGATATACACCAAAACTATCTTCTTTCAATTCTCGTGCAACAGTTAAAATAGTATCTGCAAGGTCATTTGCCCAGGTAGGGCAACCCAACTGGTCATTGACAACAGAGAGCTGTCCCCTCTCTTCCCCTAATCGCAGCATTGTTTTTACAAAATTATGACCGTACACACTGTAAACCCATGACGTACGAATAATAGCGTATTTTGTTATATTGGATGCCTCAATTAATTGTTCTCCGCCTAGTTTTGACGCACCATAAACTGTTTGCGGATTAGGCTTATCACTTTCTACATATGCAGTGGATTTATCTCCATCAAAAACATAATCCGTAGATATATGAATTAGTGCACATTTTCGCTTTTTACACTCCTCGGCGAGATAACCCACAGCTGCTTCATTTATAAGGAAAGCTTGATCTTTATCGTCTTCGGCAGCATCTACGGCTGTATATGCAGCAGTATTAATAACAACATCTGGTTGATGTTTATCTAGTACTATTGAGATATTATCACGAGAAGTTATATCAAGGTCCTTTCTAGAAAGAAATATATACTCAAAATCAGCATGATGCTTAGACTGCTCTAGTAACGCCATCCCTAGCTGACCAAGAGCTCCAGTGACTACAATCTTTTTTAAAGTGACCTCTCTATTACTCGCAGTAACATTCATCAAAAAGAAATGTTTTTAAGTTCGCTGAGCATAGGGTTTTCTAAATCCTTAGGGGAAAGCAGAAATTCATGCTCGTTAAGCAACCAATCAATCTTTAATGATACATCATTGTAAGCAAGTCCACGTTCACTTTTTTGATCATAAAACGCGTCACACTTATATGCAAAGATAGCAGTATCACTCAATGTAATAAACCCATGCGCCATTCCTTTAGGTACAAAGAGCTGCTTTTTATTAGCACCTGAAAGTTCGATAGCAAAAGATTTTCCATAAGTAGGTTCTTCCTTACGAAGATCTACAACAACATCTAGCACCTTACCCTCAATTACTCTTACAAGTTTAGATTGCGCATGTTTTCCTATCTGAAAATGGAGTCCTCTTAGTACTCCGAAAGATGATTTAGACTGATTATCTTGAACAAACAATGGGGAAAAACCCGCGAACCTTTCAAAAGCTTCTGAATTATACGATTCATAAAAATATCCTCGGTCATCTTCAAATACCTTTGGAGTGCATATAATTAAATCTTTGAATACTGTTTTTTGAAATTCCACTATAGTGTATTTATATATTGTGCATAAGCACCTTTACCATACCTTGATGCACTTGCCTTAAGTGCTTCGTATGATATCCAATTCATTTTGTAAGCAATTTCTTCAAGACATGCTATCATTGTACTTTGATTGCGCTGTATCACTCTTATAAATTCTGTTGCATCATCTAGCGCGTCTACTGTACCTGTATCAAACCAAGACATACCTCTACTCATGATACCTACTGAAAGTTTTTTCTTCTCGAGATATTCTTGATTAATTGTAGTAATTTCTAACTCTCCGCGTTCTGACGGTTTTATTTTCTTTGCAATCCCCACTACCTCGTTATCATAGAAATAAATTCCAGGAACTGCGTAATTAGATTTTGGTGTACTAGGCTTTTCCTCAATGCTTGTTGCTTTCATTTCCTTATCAAAAGCCACAACACCAAATCGTTCTGGATCTCTAACAGGATAAGCAAAAATAGCCGCACCATCTACATCATTCTTACTTTGCAATAACTGACTAAGACCATTACCGTAAAAGATGTTATCTCCTAATACTAAGGCAACTTTATCAGTCCCTATAAACGATTCGCCTATTATGAATGCATCTGCAAGCCCGTTAGGTGATTCTTGCACTTCATAAGAAAACAAACAACCTAAAGAGCTACCATCACCAAGTAAACGCTCAAAAAGGTGTCTATCTTCAGGTGTAGTTATTATCAATATCTCTCTTATACCCGCAAGCATTAATACAGAGATAGGATAGAAAATCATAGGTTTATCATACACGGGTAACAACTGCTTACTTACCGCTATGGTAAGTGGTGATAAACGCGTGCCCGAGCCGCCTGCAAGTACAATACCTTTCATTATGAGTACATTTTCTTATAATATTCTTGGTAAGCTCCAGAAGTTACATTTTTGAGCCACTGATTATTTTCAAGATACCAATTTACAGTAAGTTCTAAACCTTCCTCAAAAGTAACAGATGG includes:
- a CDS encoding NAD-dependent epimerase; amino-acid sequence: MKILVTGAAGFIGYHLCKRLLSEGHTVVGLDNINDYYDPQLKFDRLKELGVVREQAEKWNTLSTSNLEDNFLFIRLNLQDREGLPILFKRNSFDQVCNLAAQAGVRYSIDNPEVYVDTNIVGFLNILECCRDCKVSKLVYASSSSVYGNSKEVPFTEKQSVDEPISIYAATKKSNELMAHTYSHLFNIETIGLRFFTVYGPWGRPDMAMFLFTDAILNKRPIKVFNEGNLSRDFTYISDIIEGVITVITGTSRTKKPIYNIGNSEPVKLLDFITVLESELGITAIKQMMPMQDGDVHRTWADVSSLQNDFGYAPSVSVAEGIAAFLAWYRSYY
- the rfbA gene encoding glucose-1-phosphate thymidylyltransferase RfbA, coding for MKGIVLAGGSGTRLSPLTIAVSKQLLPVYDKPMIFYPISVLMLAGIREILIITTPEDRHLFERLLGDGSSLGCLFSYEVQESPNGLADAFIIGESFIGTDKVALVLGDNIFYGNGLSQLLQSKNDVDGAAIFAYPVRDPERFGVVAFDKEMKATSIEEKPSTPKSNYAVPGIYFYDNEVVGIAKKIKPSERGELEITTINQEYLEKKKLSVGIMSRGMSWFDTGTVDALDDATEFIRVIQRNQSTMIACLEEIAYKMNWISYEALKASASRYGKGAYAQYINTL
- the rfbC gene encoding dTDP-4-dehydrorhamnose 3,5-epimerase, which codes for MEFQKTVFKDLIICTPKVFEDDRGYFYESYNSEAFERFAGFSPLFVQDNQSKSSFGVLRGLHFQIGKHAQSKLVRVIEGKVLDVVVDLRKEEPTYGKSFAIELSGANKKQLFVPKGMAHGFITLSDTAIFAYKCDAFYDQKSERGLAYNDVSLKIDWLLNEHEFLLSPKDLENPMLSELKNISF
- a CDS encoding nucleotide sugar dehydrogenase, producing the protein MSVKNICCIGAGYVGGPTMSVIAQKCPHINVTVVDLNKERIAAWNDEDLNKLPIYEPGLDAVVGEARGRNLFFSTEVDKAIDEADMIFISVNTPTKTYGVGKGMAADLKFIELCARQIARVATTNKIIVEKSTLPVRTAEALKRILENTGNGVQFDILSNPEFLAEGTAIEDLQNADRVLVGRENTERGIAAAKKLTDIYANWLTPERILTTNVWSSELSKLTANAFLAQRVSSINALSELCEVTEADVNEVARAIGSDSRIGPKFLKASVGFGGSCFQKDILNLVYIAKSYGLDEVADYWEQVIIMNDHQKRRFAKKIVETLFNTVSGKKIVLLGWAFKKDTNDTRESPAIYVADYLLSEQAEVVVYDPKVPSEKVYADLDYLNTRSESENKSLVTVVSNPAEAFKDSHAIAVCTEWDEFKSYDWNSIYNDMLKPAFVFDGRAILDIDNLKSIGFDCYSVGKG
- a CDS encoding SLBB domain-containing protein; protein product: MKYINCVVLIVFLLFFTIGHSQSFDPSNLKSLDIDALSDEQVSLYWERAQDEGYSLGDLELIGASRGLSKSQITKLKRRIESLPVTSGIGSSSQEEVVDSKVVRKAPASDERRFGRGELENTSTSISNPLFGFDFFNNPNISFEPALNLATPENYQLGPGDQITISVFGAAEDVFERTVGANGSINIPNLGPIVLSGLTIKEARTKVNGRFKSIYSGISAQENSPYRVNVDLSLTGIRRVQVNIIGQVKVPGTYSLSALSNVLNALYAAGGPTENGTFRNILIVRDGIVIGNFDIYKYIISGNTEGNLFIKDQDAIIVRPYDKRVNVTGEVKRPGLYEVLPNESFTDLSLYFGGFTSNAYKEKVVIERVEGAQRSVKEIDVSESNVALVDGDLIDIQPITDRFVNKITIEGSIYRPGSYELQADMKLSDLLQKSLGPTDDAFLERAILYRTNKGLKKEAISFSINEVVSGDFDILLKREDAVKVFSSSSLEDSMTLSINGAVNDPKTIPFIDGLKVGDLIALGGGFRDGADPLSVDVFRRVVDEDLSTESKILKWSGNEELSVGINTDFELKPFDRISVRFRKGFVKQQSVSVKGEVFYPGEYSIVSKNDRVSDLIQNAGGLSPYANIKGATLIRKLRVRDEKTQRALVENLSDDGEIINENNDKEFRIALDLEKILSSNKNKLKYDIILEEGDQLTIPSFKQTVEVRGEVLAPALIRFDKRKSLKSYINGSGGFTSNAKKGKVYVIKANGEVSSTKKFLFFRNYPDVEPGSVILIPPKPERTGGLSVQEIIGITTGLGTLGLLVDRLAN
- the rfbD gene encoding dTDP-4-dehydrorhamnose reductase produces the protein MNVTASNREVTLKKIVVTGALGQLGMALLEQSKHHADFEYIFLSRKDLDITSRDNISIVLDKHQPDVVINTAAYTAVDAAEDDKDQAFLINEAAVGYLAEECKKRKCALIHISTDYVFDGDKSTAYVESDKPNPQTVYGASKLGGEQLIEASNITKYAIIRTSWVYSVYGHNFVKTMLRLGEERGQLSVVNDQLGCPTWANDLADTILTVARELKEDSFGVYHFSNKGSITWYDFAKAIFEHAQIDVLITPVTSDLFPTKTKRPKNSVLDTHKIEKQFKVDTPEWSSSLQKMLKRLK
- the cysQ gene encoding 3'(2'),5'-bisphosphate nucleotidase CysQ, which translates into the protein MNKSWKTIAIQAAIKAGEVIMDVYRRDFDVTHKSDNFPLTEADLKAHEAIVTQLEQTGIPILSEEGSEIPFEIRTKWDQFWMVDPLDGTKEFVKRNGEFTVNIALVVGHRPVFGVIYVPVHKTIYAGGSDDGASYKLVGPKDDISWETLINKVIPLSRKLKNYNNLNHVKVVTSRSHLNLKTQEFVNDLQNAGKNTEVVPSGSAYKFCLVAEGTADVYPRFGPCMEWDTAAGDAICEGVGGAVYVEHTSKRLFYNKESLFSPNFVAH